In Fodinibius saliphilus, a genomic segment contains:
- a CDS encoding hemolysin family protein → MTELLLIVLTIFLSGFFSGSEIAFVSANRLKLEIESRKTSKTGRVVNYFVRNPETFLTTTLVGNNIVNVVYATLMTIFLVTPITHIYQSWFGAVPSNLMMLVWQTVIASVVIMLFGEILPKAIFRIHADWWVKVIAVPQQICNWIFRPLIYLADKCSDFIIKIVDPEIDRSGRVFRRQDVELIFQELRDSGGHDLDKEDSEILHNVLELSNKRVKESMIPRTDIVAVEKNTSIEETLKLFISSGFSKLPVYQESIDDIVGVIFAYDLFSNPDNLIEIMRPIKLVPASQKSKDLLSEFRKSNISVAIVIDEYGGTSGMVTIEDLLEEVVGDIQDEYDTEEHFVKKLSERTYILSGGIEIDDLLQEHPEITLPEESAEYETIAGYVINALGRIPKVNEELLIDGNKIIISKATPSRIETVKLVVIE, encoded by the coding sequence GTGACTGAACTTCTACTTATAGTTCTTACTATTTTTCTGAGTGGATTTTTCTCTGGCTCAGAGATTGCGTTTGTAAGCGCTAATCGTTTGAAGCTGGAGATAGAATCCAGGAAGACGTCTAAAACGGGGCGTGTTGTTAATTATTTTGTGCGAAATCCGGAAACCTTTCTCACTACTACCCTGGTAGGTAATAATATCGTCAATGTGGTATATGCCACACTGATGACCATTTTTCTGGTAACGCCGATTACCCATATCTACCAAAGTTGGTTTGGTGCGGTTCCTTCAAATCTGATGATGCTGGTTTGGCAAACTGTTATTGCTTCGGTGGTAATTATGTTGTTTGGAGAGATTTTGCCCAAAGCTATTTTCCGCATTCATGCCGATTGGTGGGTAAAGGTGATTGCTGTTCCCCAGCAAATATGCAACTGGATTTTTAGGCCTTTAATTTACCTGGCAGATAAATGCTCTGATTTTATTATCAAGATTGTTGATCCGGAGATTGACAGATCTGGACGCGTATTTCGGCGGCAAGATGTGGAACTTATATTTCAGGAGTTGCGAGATAGTGGGGGACATGATCTTGACAAGGAAGACTCTGAGATACTACATAATGTATTGGAGCTGTCTAATAAACGGGTTAAGGAATCGATGATTCCCCGTACCGATATTGTGGCTGTTGAAAAGAATACAAGTATTGAAGAGACGCTCAAACTTTTTATTTCATCAGGTTTTTCAAAGCTTCCGGTATATCAGGAAAGTATAGATGATATTGTGGGAGTTATTTTTGCCTATGACCTATTTAGCAATCCCGATAATCTTATTGAGATTATGAGGCCAATTAAGCTGGTTCCGGCATCTCAAAAGTCAAAAGATCTGCTTTCAGAGTTTAGAAAGTCCAATATTTCTGTGGCTATTGTTATCGATGAGTATGGAGGTACCTCCGGAATGGTAACTATTGAAGATCTACTTGAAGAAGTTGTTGGAGATATTCAGGATGAGTATGATACAGAAGAGCATTTCGTGAAAAAGCTTTCAGAGCGAACTTATATACTTAGCGGCGGTATCGAAATTGATGATTTATTACAGGAACATCCCGAAATAACATTACCGGAAGAGTCTGCAGAGTATGAGACTATTGCAGGTTATGTTATTAATGCTTTAGGACGTATCCCCAAAGTGAATGAGGAACTGCTGATTGATGGGAATAAGATCATAATCAGTAAGGCCACGCCCAGTCGTATTGAAACGGTTAAGCTGGTAGTTATTGAGTAA
- a CDS encoding enoyl-CoA hydratase/isomerase family protein, with protein MSKSYDTVLCKTDDQGIATVTINRPKKLNALNDNVLNDLVDVFKAIQVDENIEAVIVTGAGDKAFVAGADIKELRELDNRSGRMASQKGQQIFQLIEDTRRPVIGAINGYALGGGAELAMACHLRIASENAAFGLPEVGLGLIPGYGGTQRLTRLLGRARALEMILTGKQVKAEEAAELGLVNKVTDGDPAEAARELIKKILSNGPVAVRSAIKAVYHSDHQNGYQIEADLFGELCETEDFVEGTSAFLEKRKPDFKGK; from the coding sequence ATGAGTAAATCTTATGATACGGTCCTTTGTAAGACTGACGATCAAGGTATCGCTACCGTCACTATTAATCGGCCTAAAAAGTTAAATGCACTAAACGATAATGTGCTCAATGACTTGGTAGATGTTTTTAAGGCTATTCAGGTTGATGAGAATATCGAAGCTGTTATTGTAACAGGAGCTGGTGATAAGGCTTTTGTCGCAGGAGCTGATATCAAAGAATTGCGTGAACTTGATAATCGTTCTGGCCGCATGGCTTCACAAAAGGGACAGCAGATCTTTCAGCTTATCGAAGACACGCGACGTCCGGTTATTGGTGCAATTAATGGATATGCCTTAGGGGGCGGGGCCGAACTGGCTATGGCTTGTCATCTGCGTATCGCAAGTGAAAATGCTGCTTTTGGATTACCGGAAGTGGGGTTAGGACTTATTCCCGGTTATGGGGGAACACAGCGGCTTACTCGTCTGTTGGGGCGGGCCAGAGCGCTGGAGATGATTTTAACCGGTAAGCAAGTGAAGGCGGAAGAGGCTGCAGAGCTGGGGCTCGTCAACAAAGTGACCGATGGTGATCCTGCTGAAGCGGCAAGAGAACTTATTAAAAAGATTTTATCAAATGGCCCTGTTGCCGTACGTAGTGCTATTAAAGCGGTATATCACTCCGACCATCAAAATGGTTACCAGATAGAAGCAGACCTTTTTGGAGAGCTATGCGAGACAGAAGATTTTGTCGAAGGTACTTCTGCATTTCTTGAAAAACGGAAGCCGGATTTTAAAGGGAAATAA
- a CDS encoding PspA/IM30 family protein: MFKRFIRAIKSLFGGVVSSLEDPKLILEQNIRDLNDQIPQMNENIATVKANMIMLQKEVKKYEKRIEDLTAKIKSAINADRDDIAEGYAMQLEKAKENLSSSKEQLKFAEQAYEKALKVKKAFIREKDSKIQEAKEAMRASERAEWQGKVADALEQFETGGLDQTHDEMVNRLNERTAKNEARMEMALDSIDTETMEIEANAEKLRAHELVEQFKADMGKTEAPKEEEKSVGSANEGEIEIEKEAPEKEQGKTIGNKEKSKS; the protein is encoded by the coding sequence ATGTTTAAACGATTCATTCGTGCTATTAAGTCGCTTTTCGGTGGAGTTGTAAGTTCCTTGGAAGATCCTAAGCTCATTTTAGAGCAGAATATTCGGGATCTTAATGATCAGATTCCCCAGATGAATGAAAATATCGCTACGGTAAAGGCGAATATGATCATGCTTCAAAAAGAAGTGAAAAAGTATGAAAAGCGCATCGAAGATCTTACGGCAAAAATTAAATCGGCTATTAATGCCGACCGAGATGATATTGCTGAAGGTTATGCAATGCAGCTTGAGAAGGCTAAAGAAAATCTGTCTAGTTCCAAAGAGCAGCTCAAATTTGCTGAACAAGCCTATGAGAAAGCTTTAAAGGTTAAAAAGGCCTTTATTCGTGAGAAGGATAGCAAAATACAGGAGGCTAAAGAAGCAATGCGTGCCAGTGAACGAGCCGAATGGCAAGGTAAAGTGGCTGATGCACTGGAACAATTTGAAACAGGTGGGCTCGATCAAACGCATGACGAGATGGTTAACCGTTTAAATGAGCGGACAGCTAAAAATGAAGCTCGTATGGAAATGGCCTTGGACAGTATTGATACAGAAACAATGGAAATTGAGGCCAACGCCGAAAAGCTTCGTGCCCATGAGCTTGTAGAGCAGTTTAAGGCTGACATGGGTAAAACGGAAGCCCCAAAAGAAGAGGAAAAGAGCGTAGGTTCTGCTAATGAAGGGGAGATTGAAATTGAGAAAGAAGCTCCTGAAAAAGAACAGGGCAAAACGATTGGCAATAAAGAAAAGTCAAAATCTTAA
- a CDS encoding thymidine phosphorylase produces the protein MASKSYNAVSIIRKKRDGKALTKEEITFLIDQYTADELPDYQMSAFLMAAYFNTLNSDEASALTYAMLHSGKVVDLSDIPGKKVDKHSTGGVGDKLSLILAPIVASYDVPVPMISGRGLGHTGGTLDKMESIPGFTVDITLDRYREILSKCKMVMAGQTEDIAPADKRLYALRDVTATVESIPLIASSIMSKKLAEGIDALVLDVKFGSGAFMKTQEDAKKLAQTLVAIGEDFGKETVAYLTNMNQPLGYKVGNWLEVEESMEALQGKGPKDIMEVTHTLAGTMIFLGGKAETVGDGIQKSKEAVRNGQAFEKWLQLTEHQGGNIEVLKDFDKYSKAKHQFEFTAKQTGIISEIDAYCIGMASLELGAGRKKKEDTIDSAAGIELKHKVGTKVKKGETLAVGFTNNNKAIETAEDTLDDAFIVDDTHVIKEQMVTHRVDKDGIHKISKKQ, from the coding sequence ATGGCTTCTAAATCGTACAACGCAGTATCAATAATCCGTAAAAAGCGAGATGGTAAGGCATTAACAAAAGAAGAGATAACATTTTTGATAGATCAGTATACTGCTGATGAGTTGCCGGACTACCAGATGAGTGCTTTTTTGATGGCTGCCTATTTCAATACGCTTAACAGTGATGAAGCTTCGGCCCTTACCTATGCCATGTTACATTCAGGAAAAGTAGTTGATCTTAGTGATATTCCCGGTAAAAAAGTAGATAAGCATTCTACAGGCGGGGTGGGAGATAAACTATCGCTGATATTGGCACCTATCGTAGCTAGTTACGATGTGCCGGTTCCGATGATTTCCGGTCGGGGATTGGGGCACACCGGGGGCACGTTGGATAAGATGGAGTCAATTCCAGGTTTTACCGTTGATATTACTCTGGATCGGTATCGGGAGATTTTATCTAAATGTAAAATGGTAATGGCTGGGCAGACCGAGGATATTGCTCCTGCCGATAAGCGTCTCTATGCGCTACGAGATGTGACGGCGACGGTAGAATCGATACCTCTCATTGCCAGTAGCATCATGAGTAAAAAGCTTGCTGAAGGTATTGATGCCTTGGTACTGGATGTTAAATTTGGATCCGGTGCATTCATGAAAACCCAAGAAGATGCGAAAAAGCTTGCCCAAACCTTGGTGGCTATTGGTGAGGATTTTGGAAAGGAGACCGTTGCTTATCTGACGAATATGAATCAACCTCTTGGCTATAAAGTAGGAAACTGGCTGGAAGTGGAGGAATCTATGGAGGCCCTGCAGGGAAAGGGGCCAAAGGATATTATGGAAGTTACCCATACTCTTGCAGGCACTATGATTTTTCTAGGAGGTAAAGCTGAAACGGTAGGAGATGGGATTCAAAAGAGCAAAGAAGCTGTTCGGAATGGACAAGCTTTTGAAAAATGGCTGCAGTTGACCGAGCACCAAGGCGGAAATATAGAAGTACTTAAAGATTTTGATAAATACTCAAAGGCTAAGCATCAATTTGAGTTTACAGCTAAACAAACAGGAATAATTTCTGAGATAGATGCTTATTGTATCGGGATGGCTTCCCTGGAGCTGGGAGCGGGACGTAAAAAGAAAGAAGATACCATTGATTCTGCCGCTGGCATTGAATTAAAGCATAAAGTAGGCACAAAAGTTAAAAAAGGTGAAACATTAGCCGTTGGTTTTACGAACAACAACAAAGCAATAGAAACTGCAGAAGATACGTTGGATGACGCTTTTATCGTTGATGATACTCATGTTATTAAAGAACAGATGGTTACTCATCGCGTTGACAAAGATGGAATCCACAAAATATCGAAGAAACAGTGA
- a CDS encoding NAD(P)-dependent oxidoreductase: MSLMLNILADQHLYNIQSYLPENINLQLFDPVHGFPPEISTAHGLLVRTVIPVNKETLPDIPNQLSFVGSGSAGTDHVDIPYLNKHDVTFANAEGCNARSVAEYVGTALLLWAENRQKDLTTLTVGVIGVGNVGSEVIQLLERLGITTIGYDPPRELRDDDYISATLDEVLASDILTFHTPLTQKGTYPTYHWLDFEKLSQHTFEIIINSARGGIIDEKAMLDSKTENQVGDIIIDVWEDEPNFSLETAKQAFLKTPHIAGYSVQAKSNASKFVVDDLLAHFNLEAPKQQNQQSSHTLNQKITNFDTIGELLKKLHPIKKYEKNLEKIIQKAPNQRGIKFNELRAEFPLREEFSNTYLPAAYFDRFPQLDALGFSLLRDAK; this comes from the coding sequence ATGTCTCTGATGCTCAACATTTTAGCTGATCAGCACCTGTATAATATACAGTCTTATTTGCCCGAAAACATTAACCTGCAACTTTTTGATCCAGTCCATGGATTCCCCCCGGAAATATCAACAGCCCACGGCTTACTAGTCCGTACTGTAATCCCTGTTAATAAAGAAACACTGCCTGATATTCCGAATCAGCTATCATTTGTTGGCAGCGGCTCGGCCGGTACCGATCATGTTGATATTCCCTACCTCAACAAACACGACGTTACTTTTGCCAATGCTGAAGGGTGTAATGCACGTTCCGTAGCGGAATATGTGGGCACAGCTCTCCTCTTATGGGCAGAGAATCGTCAAAAGGATCTAACTACATTAACGGTCGGTGTTATTGGGGTTGGAAATGTAGGGAGCGAAGTGATACAACTATTAGAAAGGCTGGGGATTACTACAATAGGCTACGATCCCCCCAGAGAGCTAAGAGACGATGACTACATTTCTGCAACGTTAGATGAAGTATTAGCATCTGATATCCTCACTTTTCATACACCATTAACCCAAAAAGGGACTTATCCAACCTATCACTGGTTAGATTTTGAAAAACTTTCTCAGCATACCTTTGAGATTATTATAAATAGTGCCCGTGGAGGCATTATTGATGAAAAAGCAATGTTAGATAGTAAGACCGAAAACCAGGTTGGAGATATTATTATTGATGTTTGGGAAGATGAACCTAATTTCAGTCTTGAAACTGCGAAACAGGCTTTTCTCAAAACGCCCCACATCGCGGGTTACTCTGTGCAGGCCAAAAGCAATGCCTCTAAGTTTGTTGTTGATGACTTACTTGCTCACTTTAACCTAGAAGCCCCAAAACAGCAAAATCAACAAAGTAGCCACACTCTTAATCAAAAGATTACCAACTTTGATACTATTGGTGAGTTACTAAAAAAACTCCATCCGATAAAAAAATATGAGAAGAATTTGGAAAAAATCATCCAAAAAGCTCCCAATCAAAGAGGAATAAAATTTAATGAGCTAAGAGCTGAATTTCCTTTGCGCGAAGAGTTCTCAAACACTTATTTACCAGCGGCTTACTTTGATCGCTTTCCCCAATTGGATGCTTTGGGATTTTCTTTACTGCGAGATGCCAAATAA
- a CDS encoding TatD family hydrolase, producing the protein MIDTHCHIYADQFNDDIEEVLNRASKVGIDHIFMPAINFESVPKMDEIVHPHIRFHKMAGIHPTDINGGTRTTEEELFKYCSNDEIIGVGETGLDYYWSAEYKSEQEQSLRIHCKVAKQLAKPIVLHNRDSTKDLLDVVADEQDGNLRGVWHSFTGSEDEGKRAIDLGLKLGIGGIFTFKNAGVDKVVGRLPLEQMILETDAPYLAPAPKRGKRNEPAFVKYTAQHLSKIKDCSLDDVLQVTDSNALNLFGISQ; encoded by the coding sequence GTGATTGATACCCATTGCCATATTTATGCCGATCAGTTTAATGATGATATCGAAGAAGTGCTCAACCGGGCAAGTAAGGTCGGGATAGACCATATCTTTATGCCCGCCATAAATTTTGAGTCGGTTCCTAAAATGGATGAAATCGTTCATCCTCATATTAGGTTTCATAAAATGGCAGGCATACACCCTACCGATATTAATGGAGGGACTCGTACTACTGAAGAAGAGCTATTTAAGTATTGTAGCAATGATGAGATTATAGGTGTTGGAGAGACCGGCCTGGATTATTATTGGAGTGCTGAATACAAATCTGAACAAGAGCAAAGTCTTCGTATTCATTGTAAGGTAGCAAAACAGCTGGCTAAGCCAATTGTTTTGCATAATCGCGATAGCACAAAAGATTTACTGGATGTTGTAGCAGATGAACAGGATGGAAACCTTAGAGGGGTATGGCACTCATTTACCGGATCAGAAGATGAAGGTAAAAGAGCAATAGACCTTGGGCTTAAGCTTGGTATAGGCGGTATTTTTACTTTTAAAAATGCCGGTGTTGATAAGGTAGTGGGTCGGCTTCCGCTGGAACAGATGATACTCGAAACCGACGCCCCTTACTTAGCACCTGCTCCCAAAAGAGGAAAACGCAATGAACCTGCTTTTGTAAAATATACAGCTCAGCATTTGTCCAAGATAAAGGACTGTTCGCTGGATGATGTTTTGCAAGTGACTGACAGTAATGCATTAAACTTATTTGGCATCTCGCAGTAA
- a CDS encoding tryptophan 2,3-dioxygenase, whose translation MKLTYSNYLKIDELLELQNIQSEPEEHDEMLFIIIHQTYELWFKQLLHEMDKLRDDLIEGTTWGAAKTMKRILTILKTMVGQVDILETMTPLEFESFRGFLDEASGFQSVQFREVEILCGHRSPHVLKVHEHQPQYVDRLQERMEEPTLWECFCMFLQQQGYDAEIPERNNEHGLLYDPSDHNQEILLEVMNIDQEAAMLCELFVDFDEGMQEWRYRHVKMVERTIGNKIGTGGSSGVEYLRKTLHNRIFPDLWEIRSEI comes from the coding sequence ATGAAACTTACCTATAGTAATTATTTAAAAATTGATGAACTTTTAGAACTTCAGAATATTCAATCAGAGCCAGAAGAGCATGATGAAATGCTGTTTATTATTATCCATCAAACCTATGAGCTCTGGTTTAAACAACTTTTACATGAGATGGACAAGCTCCGAGATGACCTGATAGAGGGGACCACCTGGGGAGCAGCTAAAACCATGAAACGTATTTTAACAATTTTAAAAACGATGGTGGGACAAGTTGACATCCTGGAAACGATGACACCCCTGGAGTTTGAAAGTTTTAGAGGATTTCTAGATGAAGCCAGCGGCTTTCAATCGGTACAGTTCCGCGAAGTTGAAATATTGTGCGGACATCGATCACCTCATGTCTTAAAAGTACATGAACACCAACCGCAATATGTAGATCGACTACAAGAGCGGATGGAAGAGCCAACACTTTGGGAGTGCTTCTGTATGTTTCTTCAACAGCAAGGATATGATGCCGAAATACCAGAAAGAAATAATGAACATGGACTTCTATATGACCCATCGGACCATAACCAGGAAATACTTCTAGAGGTTATGAATATAGATCAAGAAGCAGCCATGCTCTGCGAGTTGTTTGTAGATTTTGATGAAGGAATGCAGGAATGGCGATATCGCCACGTAAAAATGGTAGAGCGCACTATTGGCAATAAAATTGGTACCGGCGGCTCCAGTGGCGTTGAGTATCTCCGTAAAACATTACACAACCGTATTTTCCCGGACCTCTGGGAAATCCGATCAGAGATTTAA
- a CDS encoding aminotransferase class V-fold PLP-dependent enzyme codes for MDTIDQLATKLTPYYLHFNVENRLLFTGHSHQAWPDIALEGLKESFTTAASQVDNKWDPAFEKAEILRNYLRKYYDDPDGLYSLAENTHLLLVAWLSSFDLKNKPKVITTTGEFHSMFRQLHRLKEEGLEVIKVDPYEDIVSHIIEQIDDQVSAIMLSRVYFKSGLVNQHISEIAALARSKGIPLLIDDYHGTNVIPLSITEENLEDCYLLIGGYKYLQWGEGNCFLRFPKGCELRPAITGWFASFSTLDEPRNDEPVHYDDGNQRFASGTYDPASQFRAAKVVEFFEKQGLTADLLRQQYQRQVGLLRTLFLEQDFDPEIITLYHNRPLKENGGFLALRSPYARTIRAKLMEQDVFTDARGDIIRFGAAPYITSEQINQAIGKLADVVGKLNP; via the coding sequence ATGGATACTATCGATCAGCTTGCAACTAAACTTACACCATATTACTTACATTTCAACGTAGAGAATCGACTTCTTTTTACCGGACACTCGCACCAGGCCTGGCCCGACATAGCACTTGAAGGGCTAAAAGAGTCTTTTACAACAGCGGCATCCCAGGTAGATAATAAATGGGATCCTGCTTTTGAAAAAGCAGAGATTCTCCGCAACTATTTGCGTAAATATTATGATGATCCTGATGGGTTATATAGCCTGGCCGAGAATACACACCTGTTGCTAGTTGCATGGTTATCCAGTTTCGATTTAAAAAATAAACCGAAAGTTATCACCACAACCGGTGAGTTCCACTCCATGTTTCGGCAGTTGCACCGTCTCAAAGAAGAAGGCTTGGAGGTAATTAAGGTAGACCCTTATGAGGATATCGTCTCTCATATTATAGAACAGATTGATGATCAAGTATCTGCTATAATGTTATCACGTGTCTATTTTAAAAGTGGACTGGTAAACCAGCACATTTCTGAAATTGCAGCTCTTGCTCGCTCTAAGGGGATCCCCCTACTTATTGACGATTACCACGGTACTAATGTAATACCTCTGTCAATAACAGAAGAAAACTTAGAAGATTGTTATCTGCTTATTGGTGGATATAAATACCTGCAATGGGGCGAAGGCAACTGCTTTCTTCGATTCCCGAAAGGCTGTGAACTGCGACCTGCAATAACAGGTTGGTTTGCTTCTTTTAGCACGCTGGATGAACCTCGAAATGATGAACCCGTCCATTATGATGATGGGAACCAACGGTTTGCATCTGGCACCTATGATCCTGCTTCACAGTTCAGGGCAGCCAAAGTAGTAGAATTCTTTGAAAAGCAAGGATTAACAGCAGACCTACTTCGACAACAATATCAGAGACAGGTTGGATTGTTACGAACCCTATTCCTCGAACAGGATTTTGATCCTGAGATCATTACGCTCTACCATAACCGCCCCCTCAAAGAGAATGGCGGCTTTCTTGCACTACGCTCTCCATATGCCCGTACCATACGGGCTAAACTGATGGAACAAGATGTCTTTACTGATGCACGAGGTGACATCATACGCTTTGGTGCTGCTCCATATATAACTTCAGAACAAATTAACCAAGCAATAGGCAAACTAGCCGATGTTGTTGGCAAGCTAAATCCCTGA
- the recA gene encoding recombinase RecA → MSDNQDREKALEMAIGQIEKQHGKGTIMRLGDEATSDVPSISTGSIMVDYALGVGGIPRGRVTEIYGPEASGKTTLALHVIAEAQKAGGYAAFVDAEHAFDPRYAKNLGINTDELLVSQPDSGEQALEITETLIRSAALDVIVVDSVAALVPRAEIEGEMGDSHMGLQARLMSQAMRKITGIINKTRTAVIFINQIREKIGVMFGNPETTSGGRALKFYSSVRMDIRRIGSLKQGNDVVGNRTKVKVVKNKVAPPFKQVEFNIMYGKGISRMAEILDMAVEFDIIEKRGSWYRYGGEPIGQGTDNAIEFLESDPELTEKIEKQIRAEMNPSENEEAEDQTDSDEKSKDDSDSGD, encoded by the coding sequence ATGTCTGACAACCAAGATCGTGAAAAGGCACTAGAAATGGCCATCGGCCAAATTGAAAAACAGCATGGGAAAGGAACAATTATGCGTCTCGGTGATGAGGCGACCTCTGATGTCCCCAGTATTTCTACCGGTTCTATCATGGTAGATTATGCCCTTGGCGTTGGCGGAATTCCCCGCGGTCGTGTAACCGAAATCTATGGCCCCGAAGCCAGTGGTAAAACAACACTGGCTCTACATGTAATTGCTGAAGCACAAAAAGCCGGAGGCTATGCTGCTTTTGTTGATGCGGAGCATGCCTTTGATCCGCGTTATGCCAAGAACCTCGGTATTAATACCGATGAACTTCTCGTCTCTCAACCCGACAGTGGAGAACAAGCTCTAGAGATTACAGAAACCCTTATCAGATCTGCGGCACTGGATGTCATTGTTGTTGACTCTGTTGCTGCCTTGGTACCTCGAGCCGAGATAGAAGGCGAAATGGGAGATTCTCATATGGGGCTTCAAGCCCGATTGATGTCGCAAGCAATGCGTAAAATTACGGGGATCATCAATAAAACGAGAACTGCAGTCATTTTTATTAATCAAATTCGCGAGAAGATTGGAGTTATGTTCGGTAATCCCGAAACAACTTCCGGTGGACGTGCCCTTAAATTCTATTCCTCAGTACGGATGGACATCCGTCGCATAGGATCACTTAAACAGGGTAATGACGTAGTAGGTAACCGAACCAAGGTCAAAGTAGTTAAAAACAAGGTAGCCCCACCCTTTAAGCAGGTTGAATTTAATATCATGTATGGAAAAGGGATATCACGGATGGCAGAAATCCTGGATATGGCGGTAGAATTTGACATTATTGAGAAACGAGGCAGCTGGTACCGATATGGAGGAGAACCTATTGGCCAGGGTACGGATAATGCTATTGAGTTCTTGGAGTCTGATCCGGAACTTACCGAGAAAATTGAAAAACAAATTCGTGCCGAAATGAATCCTTCTGAAAACGAAGAGGCAGAAGATCAGACAGATTCAGACGAAAAATCAAAGGACGATTCCGACAGTGGCGATTAA
- a CDS encoding regulatory protein RecX yields MSKETEHHLPGDISSISVQKKNKARYSIFVDEEFLLGVSEQTLLKFNLKKGMEITPSLFRKLQREEGRFAIKAYMLKLLGRREHARKELFTKAIKKDYSKDVINSVLDELQEKGFLDNVRFAKKFAADKSNLSKWGPNKIKSHLFKKGISNTVAERCIEQAIEGQDVKQTFLDLVLKRKKRFLREEDPYKRKKKVVDHLARKGYRSTDIFKHIDALMKAIAQ; encoded by the coding sequence ATGAGTAAGGAAACAGAACATCACCTACCGGGTGATATAAGTTCTATTAGCGTTCAAAAGAAAAATAAAGCACGCTATTCCATTTTTGTTGATGAGGAGTTTTTGCTGGGTGTTTCCGAGCAGACGCTCCTCAAATTTAACCTAAAAAAGGGAATGGAAATAACGCCCTCGTTATTTCGCAAGCTCCAGCGCGAAGAAGGGCGCTTTGCCATAAAAGCATATATGCTAAAACTACTGGGGCGTAGAGAACATGCTCGTAAGGAACTGTTTACCAAAGCTATAAAGAAAGATTACTCTAAAGACGTAATCAATAGTGTGCTCGATGAGCTTCAGGAAAAAGGTTTTCTAGATAACGTACGATTTGCAAAAAAATTTGCAGCAGATAAAAGCAACCTCAGTAAATGGGGGCCAAATAAGATTAAATCTCACTTATTCAAAAAGGGAATTTCTAATACTGTAGCTGAACGATGTATCGAGCAGGCTATTGAAGGTCAGGATGTTAAACAGACTTTTTTAGATTTGGTATTAAAACGTAAAAAACGCTTTTTGAGAGAAGAGGATCCCTATAAAAGAAAAAAGAAGGTGGTCGATCACTTGGCAAGGAAAGGGTATCGATCTACGGATATTTTCAAGCATATTGACGCGCTAATGAAGGCGATTGCACAATGA